TTGTCCTTTAAAATCCGAGTATCGATTACACCGATGACTAAATTATTACAAATCACCGAGTCTCATCCGCAGACCACCCACTGTCCAGTAAATGTGACCGGCCCACCGACGAGCTGAAGTGACAGGTGACTGGACAGGCCTTATTCACGAAAATGAAGGGTCTCGGCAGCTGGGGTCGTCGCCGTCGTTTAGCCTTCCTCAGTAGCCGTGGCGAGTCCGGGATCCCACTTGGCGTTTTCATAACATCACTGAAGGCGTGCCCGGGTGTAACAGCTGATGTGCCAGTGACCAGAGCACTGCCACCCCCCGGCTTTTTACCTTCTGTCAGGCATGCAAATCTCCGCTGCTTTCTCTTCTCCACTGGCATCTCTTCAAAAACGGGACAGGCCACCTACCCCCTGACAGGTGTCACTTGAGGACAGGTGGCAGGAAGCCTAGCAGGCTGGTGCGTGGCACCGTGATGTAGGTCCTGGAGTCGTGCGAGGCACACACGTGACTCTTTTGTGCCCCCTAAGCTGGCGTAACATTCTACGACTTATCGTTGGGCCAATTGTTACACTGGACATCTCCATGACGACTTCACAAGCCCAGCCCCTTCTATGACCACCAGTGACATGGCAGCTGAAGGAGCCGGTGGTTGTGGAAAGGATTTCCAGGTATGGCGAGTTTgccccttttttttgtttgttcccgTTTTCTATTCTCTTGTGGtccataaaacatgagacatcagacagacgagcctctCCTCAGTTTGCGGGGGTCCAAAGCACCTTATAGCCTCATTGCGTGCCCTCTGTTGCTGGCTGAGCACTCATTGGCTGTCACCCCTCGCACACTCAGAGCCCACCGCTGTCACGTAACACTCGGGTCGAGTTGCTGGCTACGCGATCGGAGGTCACAGGAGCACAACGATGACACAAGTGAAGTCTGCGACTGAAGATCTCAGGGCCTTTAGGTGGGACTGCCAGGCAGGCTGTCCTCATGTGTGCCAGTAACTAAAGTCTTGGAATGCCTGGCCTGGGAATTTCATGAAGTGCAAGATGGGGAAGGATTGAGAATTCTAAGGTAGCCCGAGTTCCAAAGTAAGCAGGCCTTCTGCATTAGGACTGAACATCGGGCGTGTCTGACGTCCGCCCTAAACCAAGAAATGAAACCAACTCGCTGTGCCAGGCATGTCGCCCTGTCAGTTACCTGCACTGCCCCAGTAGTCCGACGCGCCCCCCTTTCTCGTGTCCTGTGCCACATCCTCCAAGTTTACTGGGCCCGCCGCCTCTTTAAGCCCACTTCCTGGGGGCCATCGGTGGCAGCCTTGCACTCGCTCTGAGGATGCCAGTTTAGAAATCCCAGCATATCTAATTTGTTAGTAAGCTTTACAGGGTCCTATTTCCTACATAGTGGTCCCCCATAGGCACCCTGGGGACCGCAGCACATCTCCTGGGGGTGCCCCTGCCTGCAGCCCCAACCACAAACCATTCTGTGCCCAAAAGTGTCAGTTTTTGGACTGGCATTGGGGCCCAGTCATACGCCCCTTTAAAGTGCCAGTTACCCACTACCCCTTCTAGTCATTGTAAGAATGCCACTGCAGTCCACCAGTAGGTGCCCACCCTCACTCCATTCTTTTCAAACATTGAAGTTTAAATGGTTTAAGCTCAAGCCTTGGCACTAGTGGTGGGCGATGGCACGGGAGGTACTGAGTCTGTGGGGCATTCCTTTGTTGTCAGGTCTGTGGGTGTGAGAGGTTGGCGATGCCCAGGTTGGCATtgcttttcttcctccccctCTCTAAGCTGCTCCCTTATGGTGTTGATCTGTTGTGCCTTTTCTGTTGCTGAGTGGCTGATTGTAAAAGACCCCAAACCTGTGGGTGCCCCCCCGAGGGTGTTGTGTTGCTTGTGCCCAATTCTGCCTATCGATGAGGCTCTTTGTCGTGTCCTCTCACTGCCCAGCCGACTGGGCATTGGGATGTCGGGTCCTGCATGGGGCACCGCGCACTCCTAAGCCCACCACGATGGACCCCATTGATGAAGCAGACGTCACCAGGCGTGGCGCGCTCCCAGTTCGCTACTTGCATTGTACTGGGGTGGACGTTGGTGGGCAGCACCTCCCGGGGTCTCTGAAGTCACCTGAGGCGGGATGCCGTGTGGGCCCCATTTCAAGGGGATTTGTCCGTTTTACGGTGCTCTAAGGTGGTCCGACTGGTGGTTGGTGGGCCTGCTGCACTCCACACTTGGCTGTCATTTTTTTGCGCTCCCTTTCTTTCCAGAGAGGCCTTCTCGTCCTGCTGCTCTTCCTGAGTTCATGTGCGTCGTATCTGGTGGTCCAGCAGATCGTCTCCCGGTGGGATGCCATTCAGACGACGTACCGGAAGTACATGACTGGTAAGGAGCTCGTCAACGGGCCGCAGCTGAAGGTGGGCACCTCCTCTAATCCGCCCTCCTCTGTTTCTCTTGCAGTGTACCTGCTCTGTTCGGGTCTCCTCAGCCTCGCTGTTTGCTACGCCAGGGGGCCGATCAGCAGCCCGCAGGTCCTGAACGGGCTGACGTGGGCTCTGCGGTCCGTAGCCGTTGCCTTGCTGTACTGTGGCTTCACCCATCCCACCGCCGGCAATGCCATCGTCTTGAGCGCCCTCGTCATCGCGGTCCTGCCGCTGGCTTGCAGGTGAGCCGTGTCATTTGCTTTCAGCCCTGGGAACCGTTGGACTGGTTTAACAGGAAAGGGTGGCGCTGCAGTGGCAGGGTGTGTGCGCGGAGGGCGTTTCCTGAAACGAGAACAATGCAAGTAGTGCCCTCCCAGGAATGACAGGCCTGACCGGATGCCACGGCCGCTGCAGTGCTGGTCGGCTCCAACTGTCCTTCTCCTTCACAGGACTTTCAAGTCGGCGTTGACGCAACGGAAGCCATCAAAAGCCCACTTCAGATTCCTGAGCGAGGAGGAGTACAGGGAGCAGGGAGTGGCAGAGACCAGGGCGGCACTGCAGGGGCTCAGGGAGCACAGCCGCAGCCCCCCGTTTCCCATGTGGGAGGTGGTGCACAGACTGCAGTCCCCCAAGAGGTGGGTGACTGACGCATGTGGGTGGGTGGGTCGGTCTTGGGTGGGGGTGGCGCCGCTGCTCTCTGACTGTGCCCACCTTCTCGTTGCAGGTTTGCAGCTTTCGTGCGGGGCGCCCCTCATGTAACCCCAGAGGAGAGGCAGGCCTATGACCAGCACTATGGCGCAGGAGGGGCTTATTATGAGCCCCTGATACCCCGGAGCGAAAACGGGATGACCTCCGCGGCTCTGCAGGGCGGTCGAGGGGACGAGGATGACGACGATGACATGGAGTACTCTGAACCTCAGGCTCTCATGCCAgccaaggaggaggaggaggaggaggaggacctTTTTTAGTTCCGTTTTTAATGGGGTCTCGTATCCTCTGCATTTCTTCGGAGTGGTCGAGGACGAGCTCGGGTGAAGTTTTTAAGGATTTTATAGTAAACTGGTTTTAAAGAGCGAGTGAGCCTGCGTGATTTGTGAAGAGTGCGCCCTTGGGGTTACAAAAAACCTGAAGTTCAGTGCGCCCCTTTTAATTTATTAGCACATCACAGGGTCTAAAATGTGGTTGACTGTCACCTCCGCCACCAGCGAGCTTCTGCTAGACCAAGTCACTCAGTCAGGGGTCCATCTCGGGGTGAACACACATCTCCAGTCCGCCTAACCCTGTGGAAGGGCTGGCAGAGTCCTGCTTTGGATGTCTGGCCACTCTCGTAGAGCTCAAGCGACTTTGTCTCTTTCCTGGCACAGAGCGGACCGTTGGGCACCATTAGGCCGAGGTCGGGCCACTCCAGATGTTTGACGTGAGCCTGCGTTGGTGTTTGCGTCGAGTCGACGTGCTGCTGCTTGGGTGTTTCCCACAATGCACCAGACCACCCCAGTGTGCAGTGCTGGCACCGCCAGACTTGACAGCTGGCACGGTGTCGCCTTTACTCCTCCATCCCAGCCTGACCCTCACACTTTGATTAGCTGCAGACCTGAGTTGGGCCTGAAGGCGTCCATCTTGAGAGGCTGGTGTAGGACCCGCTAGCCAGCGACACTGGTGTCCCACCAACTTCCACTTCACGGCAGAGCGGTCTCGGATTTGATCAGACCCTCTGGACCACCTGCCTGGCAGCTAAGGGAGACAGTTGGGGTCTCCTTCCAGACCTTGGCGCAGTGCCACA
This portion of the Polypterus senegalus isolate Bchr_013 chromosome 6, ASM1683550v1, whole genome shotgun sequence genome encodes:
- the nemp2 gene encoding nuclear envelope integral membrane protein 2; this encodes MVVVAVRWAAAGLMLWVAATSSVSGYPVTGCTDLRVNKPVAESGEKCFCLDSAPPGWADLWSTFQVTAQSNEDDNLKILLPVEDADCRYPETFAVFVQCIRWHYLPPPRPNHTVSRSVAFIDEPACFKVLPFKLRSSYTVLIHGRKLDVSHFATFAAGVFLLFRAGDLCRSAALCYLTGICLGVLSPAAFLLLVFRSRIPARGLLVLLLFLSSCASYLVVQQIVSRWDAIQTTYRKYMTVYLLCSGLLSLAVCYARGPISSPQVLNGLTWALRSVAVALLYCGFTHPTAGNAIVLSALVIAVLPLACRTFKSALTQRKPSKAHFRFLSEEEYREQGVAETRAALQGLREHSRSPPFPMWEVVHRLQSPKRFAAFVRGAPHVTPEERQAYDQHYGAGGAYYEPLIPRSENGMTSAALQGGRGDEDDDDDMEYSEPQALMPAKEEEEEEEDLF